A genomic segment from Pseudalkalibacillus hwajinpoensis encodes:
- a CDS encoding N-acetylmuramoyl-L-alanine amidase family protein, with protein sequence MPKLIALDDGHGMSTPGKRTPYIPEIGRSIKENEFNREVVKYLKVELERCGFQTLLVAPTDEDTPLTTRTNLANSKKADAYIAIHYNAFDGSFSGSNPSGIEIYVYLGHKNKEAGKLASSIAKYLRQGTPQNYRGILEANFHVLRETNMIAILSENGFMDSKLEALLMLDKDFQKEVAVEHAKGICDYFGVTYKPEEEKKLLKVAVVVNSFVDYPVAEVLATRIEAPIYTRSVASNSKVASELIVIGGNSKGLKADKFTVLSGANRFETAAKVKMYIDSI encoded by the coding sequence ATGCCTAAACTGATTGCGTTAGATGATGGGCATGGGATGAGTACTCCTGGAAAAAGAACACCCTACATTCCAGAAATCGGTCGTTCTATAAAAGAAAATGAATTTAACAGAGAAGTAGTTAAATATCTCAAAGTTGAATTAGAGAGATGCGGATTTCAGACTCTATTAGTAGCTCCCACCGATGAAGATACGCCACTCACAACACGGACAAACCTTGCTAATAGTAAGAAAGCAGATGCCTATATTGCGATACACTACAATGCGTTTGATGGCTCATTCAGTGGATCAAATCCGAGTGGTATTGAGATATATGTTTATTTAGGACATAAAAACAAAGAGGCTGGTAAACTAGCTTCTTCGATTGCAAAATATCTTCGACAAGGGACGCCACAAAATTATAGGGGGATTTTAGAGGCAAATTTCCACGTTTTACGGGAAACAAATATGATAGCCATCCTAAGTGAAAATGGATTTATGGATTCCAAGTTAGAAGCTTTACTCATGCTGGATAAAGACTTTCAAAAAGAAGTGGCGGTCGAACATGCCAAAGGAATTTGTGATTATTTTGGCGTGACTTATAAACCTGAGGAGGAAAAGAAGTTGTTAAAAGTGGCGGTAGTCGTGAATTCCTTTGTTGATTACCCTGTTGCTGAAGTATTAGCAACCCGCATTGAAGCACCTATTTATACAAGAAGCGTCGCTTCAAATAGTAAAGTTGCAAGTGAATTGATCGTAATAGGTGGAAACTCAAAGGGGTTAAAAGCCGATAAGTTTACAGTACTTTCGGGCGCGAATCGATTTGAAACGGCTGCAAAAGTGAAAATGTATATTGATTCGATTTAA
- a CDS encoding TrkH family potassium uptake protein gives MMMRNKFVLRFIKLSPPQVLIFVFLALIFIGAALLKIPLATTQSITLLDALFTATSAMTVTGLVVVDTGQAFTLFGQLIILSLIQLGGLGIMTFAVLIFMALGRRIGMKHRLLVQQATNQSSIGGVINLVKNILIFSLVVETIGFIILAARWVPDMGWQAGAYASFFHSISAFNNAGFSIWSNSLMDYVGDPVVNIVISFLFIFGGIGFTVLNDLIRSKSFREMALHSKVMLIGTIAINIIAMFTFFILEYHNPQTLGNLSLGDKLWGSYFQAVTTRTAGFNSVDIGGIGIDTAFFMFVLMFIGAGSTSTGGGIKLTTAFVITLAVFTFLRGKSDPVIYGRTIRKHIVLKALAITIISIMIVYFTIFVLVLTENASFIEITFEVLSAFGTVGLSMGLTGDLSTMGRIAIIFVMFLGKLGPLTLAFSLAQPDRSNIRYPNEDLYTG, from the coding sequence ATCATGATGAGAAATAAATTTGTGTTACGGTTTATTAAACTCAGTCCACCACAAGTGCTGATATTTGTCTTTTTGGCGTTAATATTCATAGGGGCTGCCTTATTAAAAATTCCATTAGCGACCACACAAAGTATCACTTTGCTTGATGCCTTATTTACAGCCACATCAGCAATGACTGTCACGGGACTAGTTGTGGTGGATACTGGACAAGCGTTTACCTTATTTGGTCAGTTAATTATTCTTTCCTTAATCCAACTTGGTGGGCTTGGAATCATGACTTTTGCGGTATTAATCTTCATGGCTTTGGGGCGAAGAATTGGGATGAAACACCGTCTATTAGTGCAGCAGGCAACAAACCAGTCCTCCATTGGAGGCGTTATTAATTTAGTTAAAAATATTTTGATCTTCTCTTTGGTAGTTGAGACGATTGGATTTATAATTTTAGCAGCACGCTGGGTCCCGGATATGGGGTGGCAGGCTGGAGCTTACGCAAGTTTTTTCCATTCCATCTCTGCTTTTAATAACGCTGGTTTTTCGATCTGGTCTAACAGTTTAATGGATTATGTCGGAGATCCCGTTGTCAACATAGTGATTTCGTTCTTATTTATTTTTGGAGGAATTGGGTTTACGGTATTAAATGACCTCATTCGAAGCAAAAGTTTTCGAGAAATGGCCCTTCATTCTAAAGTAATGCTTATTGGAACCATCGCCATAAATATCATTGCTATGTTCACTTTTTTCATTTTGGAGTATCACAATCCGCAAACTCTAGGTAACTTATCACTTGGTGATAAGTTATGGGGTTCATACTTCCAGGCTGTGACTACGAGAACTGCGGGTTTTAACAGTGTGGATATTGGCGGAATTGGAATTGACACAGCTTTTTTTATGTTTGTCTTAATGTTTATCGGTGCTGGCAGCACGTCGACCGGTGGGGGAATAAAGCTAACCACGGCTTTTGTGATTACTTTGGCCGTGTTTACATTTCTGAGAGGAAAGAGTGACCCTGTCATTTATGGAAGAACAATAAGGAAGCATATCGTTTTAAAGGCTTTAGCTATCACCATTATTAGTATAATGATTGTGTATTTCACCATTTTCGTACTAGTCCTTACAGAAAACGCTTCCTTTATAGAAATTACGTTTGAAGTCCTATCTGCTTTCGGAACTGTTGGTTTATCGATGGGGTTAACAGGTGATTTATCCACTATGGGGAGAATCGCTATTATCTTCGTTATGTTCTTAGGGAAATTAGGACCGCTGACACTCGCTTTTTCATTGGCACAGCCAGATCGGTCGAATATACGGTATCCAAACGAAGATCTTTATACTGGTTAA
- a CDS encoding class I SAM-dependent methyltransferase, with amino-acid sequence MKMSKTHWQRHDVTHHYLEQVRGAIPFGAEQAKIMLQVVDHFAPNPKKIMDLGCGNGFLSEILLKTYPEAFATLIDHSKPMIEQAKLHMTDYSAQCEIIHDDFSHSLQKYATSQSIDCIVSGYAIHHLPNKQKRELYQEIYRVLTPGGIFINIEHTASASSQIEKLHDELFIDHITVLNKRNRQEVATEYYARPDKEDNILEPVYNQVNWLKEIGFKNADCYFKWMELAVFGGVK; translated from the coding sequence ATGAAAATGTCTAAAACACATTGGCAAAGACACGATGTTACACATCACTACCTTGAACAAGTACGAGGTGCAATTCCTTTTGGAGCAGAACAAGCTAAAATTATGCTACAAGTCGTTGATCATTTTGCACCTAACCCTAAAAAAATAATGGATTTAGGATGTGGAAACGGATTTTTATCTGAAATCTTATTAAAAACTTACCCTGAGGCTTTTGCTACTTTAATTGATCATTCAAAGCCAATGATTGAGCAAGCCAAGCTTCATATGACTGATTATTCTGCGCAATGTGAGATTATTCATGATGACTTTAGTCACTCTCTTCAAAAGTATGCAACTTCTCAATCAATAGATTGTATCGTATCTGGTTATGCCATACACCATCTTCCTAACAAACAAAAAAGAGAATTGTATCAAGAAATTTATAGGGTCCTAACACCAGGGGGGATTTTCATTAATATTGAACATACAGCTTCTGCTAGTTCCCAAATAGAAAAATTGCATGATGAACTATTCATTGATCATATCACTGTTCTTAACAAAAGAAACCGTCAAGAAGTTGCTACTGAATACTATGCACGTCCTGATAAAGAAGATAACATCCTTGAACCCGTCTATAATCAAGTCAATTGGCTTAAGGAGATAGGATTTAAAAATGCAGATTGTTACTTCAAATGGATGGAACTTGCCGTTTTTGGTGGAGTAAAATAA
- a CDS encoding DUF2254 domain-containing protein codes for MILERYNSLKSSHWFIPLLFILITFFGAMTTIYFENMFTHASFPFLPEPLFTSYNTGETILRTLFTSLFTLVLISFSVTLVVLTTYLSNYSPRIIQSFLQDPFTSKVLGIFLGGIFYVIMLWLNLKETNEGQLYISPAFSIVYSIVCLIYFVLFISHTISWLKVTNIVERITNETLLTIKNNRNTITSNIIKKKESLQTENTKLFAAKRVFSIRSGYIHDVDIQKLLEMAIQDNIIVKVEKNSGDYVDETTVLLSYYKNSKIAEKKYIDTVMIGAHRSSKYDIEYGIQKLVEIALRSLATMVNDPYTASVCINKLGKVLSVLAKDYEADPLYFDQHNNLRIITEKPPYSFYLYRSLYQIRPHAKEDVSILAEILHSLSIAAEGNNQKIKDELWKFGRYVLRGFNFSVANDLDYKFINNKYKLLADKTNYQASYRPIEKHSLTHLNDQEIMD; via the coding sequence GTGATCTTAGAGAGATATAACTCGTTAAAATCAAGCCATTGGTTCATCCCACTCTTATTTATTCTTATTACTTTTTTTGGAGCAATGACAACTATATATTTCGAAAATATGTTCACCCATGCCTCCTTTCCATTTTTGCCAGAACCATTATTTACTTCTTATAATACTGGAGAAACAATTCTCCGAACTCTATTTACTTCTTTGTTTACACTGGTTTTAATAAGTTTTTCAGTAACACTTGTCGTTCTAACAACTTATTTATCTAACTATTCACCTCGAATCATTCAAAGCTTCTTACAAGATCCTTTTACAAGTAAAGTGCTCGGTATCTTTTTAGGTGGTATTTTTTACGTTATTATGCTTTGGCTTAATCTAAAGGAAACAAATGAAGGACAACTTTACATTTCTCCAGCCTTTTCAATCGTATATTCAATTGTTTGTTTGATTTATTTTGTCCTTTTCATCAGTCACACCATTAGCTGGTTAAAAGTTACAAATATAGTTGAACGAATTACAAATGAAACACTTTTGACAATCAAAAACAATCGTAACACCATTACCAGCAATATTATTAAGAAAAAGGAATCTCTCCAGACAGAGAACACGAAACTCTTTGCTGCCAAAAGGGTATTCTCAATAAGATCAGGATATATTCATGATGTTGATATACAAAAACTGTTGGAGATGGCTATACAAGATAATATCATCGTAAAAGTTGAAAAGAATTCAGGAGATTATGTGGATGAAACGACTGTCCTCTTATCTTATTATAAAAACTCTAAGATAGCCGAGAAAAAGTATATAGATACTGTAATGATTGGAGCCCACCGTTCATCAAAATATGATATTGAGTATGGAATTCAAAAGCTAGTTGAAATTGCACTTCGTTCCCTTGCTACCATGGTGAATGATCCGTATACAGCTAGCGTCTGTATTAACAAACTAGGAAAAGTATTATCCGTTCTTGCTAAGGACTACGAAGCAGATCCTCTGTATTTTGATCAACACAATAACTTACGTATCATTACAGAGAAGCCGCCTTACTCCTTCTACTTATATAGGAGCTTATATCAAATTAGGCCCCATGCTAAAGAGGACGTTTCAATCCTGGCAGAAATACTACATTCTCTTTCTATAGCAGCAGAAGGTAACAATCAAAAAATAAAAGATGAATTGTGGAAGTTTGGTCGGTATGTACTAAGAGGTTTTAATTTTTCTGTTGCAAATGACTTGGATTATAAGTTTATTAATAATAAGTATAAATTGTTAGCTGACAAAACAAATTACCAAGCAAGCTACCGTCCTATTGAAAAACATTCCCTTACACATCTTAATGATCAAGAAATAATGGATTAA
- a CDS encoding site-specific integrase, with product MGLKGANTVEPIRDPDQIREMKEHLLHKSYRDYFLFAFGINSGLRIGDILPLRVMDVASATHLRIKEQKTGKIRKVRMTVALQQEIEKYTKGLAASDYLFPSRQGNKPISRVMAWKIINEAARVVGIEGAIGTHTLRKTFGYHFYQRTKDVAMLQEIFGHSSPSITLRYIGINDDMINSVMDNFSL from the coding sequence ATGGGACTAAAAGGCGCCAACACGGTCGAACCGATTCGCGATCCGGACCAGATCCGGGAGATGAAGGAGCATTTGTTGCATAAATCGTACCGAGATTATTTCTTATTTGCGTTTGGGATCAACTCTGGCTTACGAATTGGTGATATTTTGCCTCTGAGGGTCATGGATGTGGCTTCAGCGACGCATTTGCGGATCAAGGAGCAAAAGACCGGGAAGATCCGGAAAGTTCGCATGACGGTGGCGCTGCAGCAGGAGATTGAGAAATACACGAAGGGCTTAGCTGCGTCGGATTATTTGTTTCCGTCACGCCAGGGCAACAAGCCGATCAGTCGCGTAATGGCCTGGAAGATCATCAACGAGGCGGCCAGAGTGGTCGGCATTGAGGGCGCGATCGGGACGCATACCTTGCGGAAGACGTTCGGGTATCACTTTTACCAGCGCACGAAGGATGTGGCGATGTTGCAGGAGATTTTTGGCCACAGTAGTCCGTCGATTACGTTGAGGTATATCGGCATCAATGATGACATGATTAATTCTGTGATGGACAACTTTTCTCTATAG
- a CDS encoding JAB domain-containing protein, translated as MNAFVSMKEKDFKRELQGEKVLQSKEEKSNCLEVIFEVIRIKQVVQEVPTPFAIGAIRSPGDAANVAGTLIGDEDREVFLVLCLNTKNQVTAAHRCHVGSINASIVHAREVFKTAILNNAASIVLSHQHPSGDPTPSMEDLNVTQRLVDAGRLLGIDVLDHVIVSQSGDHYSLKEKGHL; from the coding sequence ATGAACGCTTTTGTTTCAATGAAGGAAAAGGATTTCAAACGGGAGTTACAGGGAGAAAAGGTCCTGCAGTCAAAAGAAGAGAAGAGCAATTGTCTTGAGGTGATTTTTGAGGTTATTCGAATTAAACAGGTGGTTCAAGAAGTGCCGACCCCTTTTGCGATTGGGGCGATACGCTCCCCCGGGGATGCCGCCAACGTAGCCGGAACGTTGATTGGTGATGAAGACCGGGAAGTGTTTTTGGTTCTTTGTTTGAACACGAAAAATCAGGTAACGGCAGCTCATCGGTGTCACGTTGGCAGCATCAATGCGAGCATTGTGCACGCGCGAGAAGTCTTTAAAACAGCGATTTTGAATAACGCCGCATCCATTGTGCTGAGTCATCAGCATCCCAGTGGAGACCCGACCCCCAGCATGGAAGATTTAAACGTCACGCAGCGTCTCGTGGATGCCGGTCGATTGCTTGGCATTGACGTATTGGATCACGTGATTGTCTCTCAGAGTGGGGACCACTACAGTTTAAAAGAAAAGGGGCATTTGTAG
- a CDS encoding cation:proton antiporter, with the protein MFESSLFLIMIIGILGIGSQWISWKFNLPAIVVMSVTGLLAGPILGLLNPHEQFGNLYKPMISIAVAIILFEGSLKLVFREIKDLGHSIYRIVTFGALLAWITGSFAAHFIAGLSWAVSFVIGGLLIVTGPTVILPLLRQAKLKARPAAILKWEAIIVDPLGALLAVFSYEIIRFFVLEQVTINQLVLFFLASLFAVLLGWILGKFIAQMFEKGQIPEFLKSPIVFAVVIFCFTIPNEIMHETGLLSVTAMGITLANLNISSINDIRHFKENISVMLVSAIFIMLTASLSFETLVNVFNLKILAFVFIMLFFIRPLSIWLSTFHTELTTQEKVLVSWIAPRGIVALTVSGYFSSILISEGFTDATILVPLTFSLVFATVVLHGFSMRWLGQKLGLAAEGEPGILIVGSNYFTVELAKSLTNLDIPVLISDSSWSKLQFAKQHGFKKTYYGELLAQKTEHRLDLTSYDILIAATELDAYNALVCNNFIPEMGRNNVFQLSLRESDKDNLSELAHTSRGLILFSKGITWEHLNKLIERGYVFRSVQLTEDDRNEVVENDQPEDSIKILLLKKSGKISFFTLHDQPQGEPGDSVLILTPSY; encoded by the coding sequence ATGTTCGAATCTTCCTTATTTTTAATCATGATTATCGGAATTCTTGGAATTGGTTCTCAATGGATCTCGTGGAAATTTAACTTGCCTGCCATAGTAGTCATGTCTGTAACAGGGTTGCTCGCAGGACCAATATTGGGACTATTAAATCCTCACGAACAATTTGGAAACCTGTATAAACCAATGATATCAATCGCAGTTGCCATCATATTATTTGAGGGAAGTCTTAAGCTTGTCTTTCGGGAGATTAAAGATTTAGGACATTCCATTTATCGAATTGTTACTTTTGGGGCTCTATTGGCCTGGATTACAGGTTCATTCGCCGCCCATTTTATAGCAGGTCTATCCTGGGCCGTCTCATTTGTAATTGGAGGTCTTTTAATTGTCACAGGTCCTACCGTCATCCTTCCATTGTTAAGACAAGCCAAATTAAAAGCACGACCGGCAGCTATTTTAAAGTGGGAAGCAATCATTGTCGATCCATTAGGGGCTTTACTAGCTGTCTTCTCCTATGAAATCATTCGTTTTTTTGTACTGGAACAAGTAACAATAAATCAATTGGTGTTATTTTTTCTTGCCTCACTTTTCGCTGTTTTACTTGGCTGGATACTTGGAAAATTCATTGCCCAAATGTTCGAAAAAGGACAAATTCCTGAATTTTTAAAATCTCCGATTGTATTTGCAGTCGTTATTTTTTGCTTTACGATTCCAAATGAAATTATGCATGAAACAGGGTTGCTTTCTGTTACAGCTATGGGGATTACTCTGGCAAATCTTAATATATCCTCTATAAATGACATTCGTCATTTCAAAGAAAACATCTCAGTTATGCTAGTTTCAGCAATTTTTATAATGCTAACAGCTTCTTTAAGTTTCGAAACATTAGTTAACGTATTCAATTTAAAAATCTTAGCATTTGTGTTTATAATGTTATTTTTTATTCGTCCTTTGTCAATTTGGCTGTCTACTTTTCATACGGAGCTAACGACTCAAGAAAAAGTTTTGGTAAGTTGGATCGCTCCCCGTGGAATCGTAGCGCTAACTGTTTCTGGGTACTTTTCGAGCATTCTTATATCAGAAGGTTTTACTGATGCAACTATTCTCGTTCCCTTAACCTTTTCATTAGTATTTGCAACGGTGGTTTTACATGGATTCTCTATGCGCTGGTTGGGTCAAAAATTAGGACTCGCGGCAGAAGGTGAACCAGGAATACTAATTGTAGGAAGTAACTATTTTACAGTTGAACTTGCCAAAAGCCTCACAAATCTAGACATTCCTGTTTTAATATCGGACTCATCCTGGTCGAAACTTCAATTTGCAAAACAACATGGTTTCAAAAAAACCTACTACGGAGAATTATTAGCCCAAAAAACTGAACATCGCCTCGACCTTACATCATATGACATATTAATCGCTGCAACAGAACTAGATGCATACAACGCCTTGGTTTGTAATAATTTTATTCCCGAGATGGGAAGAAATAATGTATTTCAACTTAGCCTTCGTGAAAGTGACAAAGACAACCTCAGTGAGCTCGCTCACACTAGCCGGGGATTGATCCTTTTTTCCAAAGGGATAACATGGGAGCATCTGAATAAATTAATAGAAAGAGGTTATGTTTTTCGGTCGGTTCAATTAACAGAAGATGATCGTAATGAGGTCGTTGAAAATGATCAACCAGAGGACTCCATTAAAATATTGCTGCTAAAGAAGTCCGGAAAAATTTCTTTTTTCACTCTACACGACCAACCACAAGGAGAACCAGGGGACTCAGTGCTTATTCTTACACCCTCTTATTAA
- a CDS encoding DUF1569 domain-containing protein, which produces MKNIFNQLESEEILNRIDKLSPNSKPQWGKMDVAQMLAHCSSFQDIALGNSFPARGWLGILIGKFVKPIFYDDKPLPQNMSTIPTILIVDKKEFETEKEKLKQKIITFQSNGSEKCTTHPHPFFGKLTSEQWGKGIYKHLDHHLKQFGV; this is translated from the coding sequence ATGAAAAATATTTTTAATCAATTAGAGTCAGAGGAAATTTTAAACCGTATTGACAAATTAAGCCCAAATTCAAAACCGCAATGGGGTAAAATGGATGTTGCCCAAATGCTAGCACATTGCTCATCCTTTCAAGACATTGCATTGGGAAATTCTTTTCCTGCGAGAGGTTGGTTAGGGATATTGATAGGAAAGTTTGTGAAACCAATTTTTTATGACGACAAGCCATTACCCCAAAACATGTCCACAATTCCAACTATTTTGATTGTAGATAAAAAAGAATTTGAAACAGAAAAGGAAAAACTGAAACAAAAAATTATAACGTTCCAAAGTAACGGGTCAGAGAAGTGTACAACTCATCCACATCCTTTTTTCGGTAAACTTACTTCCGAGCAATGGGGAAAAGGAATTTACAAACACCTTGACCATCATTTAAAACAGTTTGGAGTTTAG
- a CDS encoding spore coat protein: MRDTWVRRVDGGKPLNHKSKKSWNALDASCNHPSFSDGTIEQEAKQSSKTLQYSEEKITIKDSCDVTVSTTETQAAISLQVALQVAIALVLSISIADSSKADQIAQELFQKTSVKQINHQHTYIENSRNVNVTTTDTDLAVNIQVLLQVLVALLIRLDVL, from the coding sequence ATGAGAGATACATGGGTTCGACGTGTAGACGGCGGTAAACCTCTTAATCATAAAAGTAAAAAAAGTTGGAATGCATTAGATGCTTCATGCAACCACCCATCATTTTCAGATGGAACAATTGAACAGGAAGCAAAACAAAGCTCCAAAACACTTCAGTACTCTGAAGAAAAAATTACAATTAAAGATTCTTGTGATGTTACGGTTTCTACCACAGAAACCCAAGCTGCTATTTCACTTCAAGTAGCTTTACAAGTTGCTATTGCTTTGGTTTTAAGTATTTCTATTGCAGATAGTTCTAAAGCTGATCAAATCGCGCAAGAATTATTTCAAAAAACATCAGTAAAGCAAATTAACCATCAGCACACTTATATCGAAAATTCTAGAAATGTTAATGTTACAACTACAGATACTGATTTGGCTGTAAATATTCAAGTATTACTCCAAGTGTTGGTTGCATTGCTTATTAGGTTGGATGTTCTGTAA
- a CDS encoding spore coat protein produces the protein MSDLQEALSNGWQKGKKNRMMDILLSDIFQRHGVSNDINLTDTQKQKIKDIFSDIQKQVEEITKK, from the coding sequence ATGAGTGACTTGCAAGAGGCTCTTTCAAATGGATGGCAAAAGGGAAAAAAAAATAGGATGATGGATATTTTATTATCTGATATTTTCCAAAGGCACGGGGTATCTAATGATATAAATTTGACAGATACGCAAAAACAGAAAATAAAAGATATTTTTTCAGATATCCAAAAGCAAGTGGAAGAAATCACAAAAAAATAA
- a CDS encoding potassium channel family protein codes for MKKSFAVIGLGRFGGTLCKELNRRRVEVLGIDKDMQRVNEYSEFATQALVLDATIEENLQRIGIRNFDHVFVSHGDDLQSSILTTLLLKEMGVKKVWVKAKNDYHHKVLEKIGADHIIHPESEMAKRLAHHVVSEKIIDYVELSDEYSIVEVIATKKIAGKTLLKLDTRAKFGVTIVAIKKRDRKILVSPSAESTIDKEDVLVVIGNNDDLERFEEVGV; via the coding sequence ATGAAAAAAAGCTTTGCAGTCATTGGACTAGGACGTTTTGGTGGAACGCTTTGTAAAGAGTTGAACAGAAGACGCGTGGAAGTACTTGGCATTGATAAAGACATGCAGCGAGTAAATGAATACTCAGAATTTGCCACGCAAGCACTCGTATTAGATGCAACAATCGAAGAGAATTTGCAACGAATAGGCATTCGAAATTTCGATCATGTTTTTGTTTCCCATGGGGACGATCTCCAATCCAGTATCTTAACAACGCTTCTTTTAAAAGAAATGGGGGTTAAGAAAGTTTGGGTGAAAGCAAAGAACGATTATCATCATAAGGTTCTAGAGAAAATAGGTGCTGATCACATTATCCATCCAGAGAGTGAAATGGCGAAACGTCTTGCGCATCACGTAGTCTCTGAAAAAATCATCGATTACGTGGAGCTATCAGACGAATATAGTATTGTTGAAGTCATTGCAACAAAAAAAATTGCAGGGAAGACGTTACTTAAGCTGGACACTAGAGCAAAATTTGGAGTTACTATTGTAGCGATTAAGAAAAGAGATCGTAAGATTCTTGTTTCACCTTCTGCGGAATCGACGATTGACAAAGAGGATGTGTTAGTTGTCATTGGTAATAATGACGACCTTGAGCGCTTTGAAGAAGTAGGAGTGTAA
- a CDS encoding DUF6366 family protein, translating to MSNPKRERERLRQKELKNNPTGNMRDGMNRSEGTNLVDLVGSLGWKGTIILIVILVVAYIIYMLFIR from the coding sequence TTGTCTAATCCAAAGCGAGAACGCGAAAGATTAAGACAAAAAGAACTTAAAAATAATCCCACAGGAAATATGAGAGATGGAATGAATCGAAGTGAGGGAACCAATCTAGTAGATTTAGTAGGAAGTTTAGGATGGAAAGGAACTATTATTCTAATTGTTATCCTAGTCGTAGCCTATATAATTTACATGCTTTTTATTAGATAA
- a CDS encoding DUF3995 domain-containing protein: protein MAKAKSTAWGYVACISALLYAAPHLWWGMGISVAFPGDYNSFPNNVWSIAIGFWTMGFVAVFAALFALSFIKPWGRRLPRLMLLTLGWISSVGLTLWGLGFYYLRFFIQIGRVTSSPQFIYQDSTIHPIIWGYIWYSLFLIWGISLGLTVLQYQRRSFVQNGEVNKSMSIDN, encoded by the coding sequence ATGGCTAAAGCAAAATCAACAGCTTGGGGTTATGTGGCATGTATTTCGGCACTCTTATACGCTGCACCACATCTTTGGTGGGGGATGGGAATATCTGTAGCTTTTCCAGGCGACTATAACTCGTTCCCTAATAACGTTTGGTCAATAGCTATTGGATTTTGGACAATGGGCTTCGTAGCTGTTTTCGCAGCACTTTTTGCACTTTCTTTTATAAAACCATGGGGGCGAAGACTTCCTCGTTTAATGCTACTTACACTTGGTTGGATCTCATCAGTCGGGTTAACCCTTTGGGGTCTCGGTTTTTATTATTTAAGGTTTTTTATACAAATTGGTCGTGTGACATCGTCCCCACAATTTATTTATCAAGATTCAACTATACATCCTATAATTTGGGGTTATATTTGGTATTCATTGTTCTTAATTTGGGGTATTTCACTAGGTCTTACGGTCCTGCAGTATCAAAGAAGATCTTTTGTACAGAATGGGGAAGTTAATAAATCTATGTCTATAGACAACTAA
- a CDS encoding IS3 family transposase, with protein MNDRIKTTTDDVDIKSCHALGEVKQVISDYIEYYNTRRY; from the coding sequence ATAAATGATCGAATCAAAACGACTACAGATGATGTCGATATTAAATCGTGTCATGCCCTTGGTGAAGTTAAACAAGTCATTAGTGACTATATTGAGTATTACAATACTAGAAGGTATTAG